The Primulina tabacum isolate GXHZ01 chromosome 16, ASM2559414v2, whole genome shotgun sequence genome window below encodes:
- the LOC142530098 gene encoding cytochrome b-c1 complex subunit 9-like, with protein sequence MEPAARRRGGVWEGMYRLIMRRTPIYVTFVVVGAFLGERAVDYGIRRIWEHNNVGKRYEDIPVLGQRPSE encoded by the exons ATGGAACCGGCAGCTAGGCGAAGAGGCGGCGTTTGGGAAGGGATGTATAGATTGATTATGCGCCGCACTCCCATCTACGTTACCTTCGTAGTCGTCGGCGCGTTCCTCGGCGAACGT GCGGTGGATTATGGAATTCGTAGGATTTGGGAGCACAACAATGTCGgg AAGCGGTATGAGGATATTCCTGTTTTGGGACAAAGACCATCCGAATGA
- the LOC142529655 gene encoding large ribosomal subunit protein uL1z-like, with amino-acid sequence MSKLQSEALREAITQITSDAKEKKRNFTETIELQIGLKNYDPQKDKRFSGSVKLPHIPRPKMKVCMLGDAQHVEEAEKIGLESMDVEALKKLNKNKKLVKKLAKKYHAFLASEAVIKQIPRLLGPGLNKAGKFPTLVSHQESLESKVAETKATVKFQLKKVLCMGVAVGNCDMEEKQIFQNVQMSVNFLVSLLKKNWQNVRCLYLKTTMGKTQRIF; translated from the exons ATGAG TAAGCTTCAGAGCGAGGCCCTGAGGGAAGCTATCACTCAGATTACTTCTGATGCTAAGGAGAAGAAGAGAAATTTCACCGAGACAATTGAGCTCCAGATTGGACTCAAGAACTATGATCCTCAGAAGGACAAACGTTTTAGTGGGTCAGTGAAGTTGCCCCATATTCCCAGGCCAAAAATGAAAGTATGCATGCTTGGTGATGCTCAACATGTTGAAGAG GCTGAAAAAATTGGCTTGGAATCCATGGATGTAGAGGCTCTAAAGAAgttgaataaaaataagaaattagTGAAGAAACTTGCAAAGAAGTATCATGCTTTCTTAGCCTCGGAAGCTGTCATCAAGCAGATTCCTCGCCTGTTGGGGCCTGGTCTGAACAAGGCAG GTAAATTCCCTACTCTCGTGTCTCATCAAGAATCGCTTGAGTCCAAGGTTGCTGAAACCAAGGCCACGGTGAAGTTCCAATTGAAGAAGGTTCTTTGCATGGGAGTTGCTGTTGGAAACTGTGATATGGAGGAGAAGCAAATATTTCAAAACGTTCAAATGAGTGTTAACTTTTTAGTTTctcttttgaagaaaaattggCAGAAC GTAAGGTGCCTATACTTGAAGACAACTATGGGGAAGACACAACGCATCTTCTAA